From the genome of Paracidovorax avenae:
TGATAGATAGTTCATTCGATGGGTGATTTTATTTCTGCGAAGCAATGCATCACATTCAGAACCAGAGTGGGGGCCTCTTACAGGCTCCGTGCAGGGTATCAAGGTCATCCAAGAAGCTCTCCAAATCTCCCAAATTCAAGAGGGCTCCATCCGCGCATATTCCCGCGCCTTTGCGCGGGAGCGCCTGCTCAGGGAGCCGAGCCCCCTCCGTGCCCCGGGTCCTCGCGGCCACAGTAGCTCACGCTTTCGCTGTTTGCGAGCGCATCCGTGCTTTGCAGGTGCCGGTTTCGGACTTGAAGAACGCATCCACGTACCGCCGCAGGAACGACACTAGTGGCGTGAGTCAGAAGTTGGCATCGCCCAAGTGCTGCGCCATGCTGTTCGCTCGACCCAGCCCAGGAGCACACCATGGCCCCGGCCTCACGCAGTTGCCATCGAGTTGAACGATGTGGATCGCACAGCGTTGCAAAGCTGGACGAGTCGGCACAAGACCGCCCGGGCGCTGGCGCTGCGAGCGCGCATAGTGCTGGCCTGCGCTGAGCCCTCGACGACGAACAGGGCGGTGGCCGCTGCCCTGGGAGTTAGCCCGCTGACCGTGGCCAAGTGGCGTAGGCGCTTCGCCGAGGACGGTCATCGCAGAAGGGCACCTCTCACAACCGCCGCCAGGCAGTTTTTCCGGCGTGTCGTCAAGATTCCAGCGCCCAGAATGCGCTCGGACACCTGCGCGGTGGGTGGGCCGCAGCCCATGCCCCGGGGCCTTTGCCCCCGCAAGGCTCACGCTTTTGTCGGTTGCAGGCGCACCCGTGCCTTGGCAGCCGATGGCTTGAAGAACGCATCCACTCCCCGGTCCAGGAAGGACGCCAGCCGCTTCATGTTGTAGCAGGCGGCCATCATCGTCATGCCCACCGTGGCGCGGGTCTGCCCGATGGTGCGTAGCAATTTGCCCCCCAGGTGCCGGATGCCGGCGAACACGTGTTCCACCTTGGCACGCTTCTTTGCGATGCGCTGGTTGCGCCGCTGCTGGCACTCGCTCAGGGGCTTGCCCGGCCGGGCCCGGCGTTGCATCGCGTCCACGAAGCCCAGCACCTTGAGTAGCTGCTGGCGTTGCCGGCTCGCGTAGGCCTTGTCCGTGTGCACGCCCCGTCCGGTGTTGTGCAGGTCCAGCACCTCGTCGAAGTGGTGTCCGTCGTGCTCGCTGGCCGTGCCCGTGGCGATCCTGCGGATGAAGCCGTGCTTGAGGTCCACGCTCACGCTCCGCTTGTAGCCGAAGTAGCTCTTGCCGTGCTTCTTCGTGTGCGTGGCATCCACATCTTTTTGCCTGCGCCGGGCGTCGCTCCAGCCCGGCTGCTGGCCCTGCTGCAAAGCCTGCCTGTCCTGCCGGCCGATGTGCTGGCGCGGCGCGGGTATCAGCGTCGCATCGATGGCCTGCCCGCCCCGGGCGATATAGCCATGGCGGTGCAGTTGCGCATCCACTCCCTGGAACAACGCCGTGGCGCCATCCACGCCCAGCCGCTCGCCGAAGCGCCAGATCGTGTTGCGGTCCGGCACGTTCATCGCATCCTGCAGCAGGCAAAAACGCTGGTAGCTTGCGCGGTCCAGCAACTGGTACTCCATCTGCTCGTCCGAGAGGTTGTACAGCCGCTTCAAGACCAGGATGCGCACCATCACCTCGGTGGGATAGGCCGGCCGGCCACCCTTGCGGCCATCGCTGCGCTCGATGAGTGCATCCACCAGCCGGGCCAGCTCGGCAAAGTCGATGTGCCGGGCAATGACCTGCAACGGATCGCCCATCTCGTCGCGTTTGTGCTGGCGCGAAGCATCTGCGAACAGGTCGAACTTCAGGGCGCTACGCGGTGTGATCATGGCTGTGTGAGGCTCACTCGGTCTTGGTCAGGGACAGACTGGCTAGGTTTTGAGAGGTTCCCAGAAGTGCACAGGCGCCATCGCAGCGTGGAGTTCCGCCACTTCCTCCAGACGGTGGAGCGAGCGACTCCCGCTCAGTTGGACCTGCACCTTGTGCTCGATAACGCGAGCACGCACAAGAGTCCGATCCAGCGCTGGCTGCTCAGGCACCCGCGCGTACATCTGCACTTCAGGCCCATATCGGCCTCTTGGATCAACTTGGTCGAGTGCTGGTTCTCGATCCTCACGGTCCGCCAGATCAAGCGCGGGTGCTTCTGCTCTACCCGTGCGCTGGAGAATGCGATCTGGGCATACGTCGCAATGAACAACGCCGCGCCCAAGCCATTCATCTGGACCAAGACAGCGGACGAGATCCTGCAATCTGTCGCGGAATTTTGTTTGCGCACTTCCGACTCACACCACTAGTCGAGTTTGCGCAAATCACCCGGCGGAGACCACCGCGGCCGGTGCGCTGATTGCCGGCCGGCCAGGCATCAGGGCGCCTGCAGCTTCTGCAGCAGCTCCAGCGTCGGGTACCCGTCGGCCACCTGCCCGATGCTCAGCTGGAAGCGGCGCAGGCCGGCGCGCGTGGCGGGGCCCATGACCCCGTCAGCGGTGCCGGCCGCGAAGCCGCGGGCGTTGAGGGCGTTCTGCAGGTCGCGGGTCTGGGTGCGCGTCAGCGGCTGCAGGTCGCGGGGCCAGGGGGCCGTGACGCCGGGGCCGCCTGCGATCTGGCGCGCGAGCAGGCCCACGCCCAGGGCGTAGTTGGTGGAGTTGTTGTAGCGCAGGATCACCCGGAAGTTCGGCCCCACCATGAAGGCCGGCCCGCGGGCGCCTGCAGGCACGAGGATGGAGGCACCGTCCAGCGCGGGCAGCGGCTGGCCATCGATGGCCTGCACGCCCTCGGCCGCCCACTGGGTGGACGGGTGGCGCACGGCGAGTTCCGCGCGCTCGTAGTCGAAGCCCTGCGGCAGGCGCACTTCGACGCCCCAGGGCTGGCCGGGCTGCCAGCCCATGCGCGACAGGAAGTTGGCGGTGGATGCGGCGACATCCGGGACGCTGCCCC
Proteins encoded in this window:
- a CDS encoding helix-turn-helix domain-containing protein, which produces MDRTALQSWTSRHKTARALALRARIVLACAEPSTTNRAVAAALGVSPLTVAKWRRRFAEDGHRRRAPLTTAARQFFRRVVKIPAPRMRSDTCAVGGPQPMPRGLCPRKAHAFVGCRRTRALAADGLKNASTPRSRKDASRFML
- a CDS encoding IS5 family transposase, with product MTPRSALKFDLFADASRQHKRDEMGDPLQVIARHIDFAELARLVDALIERSDGRKGGRPAYPTEVMVRILVLKRLYNLSDEQMEYQLLDRASYQRFCLLQDAMNVPDRNTIWRFGERLGVDGATALFQGVDAQLHRHGYIARGGQAIDATLIPAPRQHIGRQDRQALQQGQQPGWSDARRRQKDVDATHTKKHGKSYFGYKRSVSVDLKHGFIRRIATGTASEHDGHHFDEVLDLHNTGRGVHTDKAYASRQRQQLLKVLGFVDAMQRRARPGKPLSECQQRRNQRIAKKRAKVEHVFAGIRHLGGKLLRTIGQTRATVGMTMMAACYNMKRLASFLDRGVDAFFKPSAAKARVRLQPTKA